Proteins encoded by one window of Phytohabitans houttuyneae:
- a CDS encoding AAA family ATPase, with translation MTQPSWDQVGSPLSGAEFRAASDAIVANIEQVIEGKTATVRLALAVLLAEGHLLIEDVPGVGKTKLAKAMARSIDCSVRRIQFTPDLLPSDVTGVSVYNQETHDFEFKPGAVFANLVVGDEINRASPKTQSALLESMEERQVTVDGTTYELQTPFMVIATQNPIEMEGTYPLPEAQRDRFTARIAMGYPDPGAELAMLDVHGTRDPIVALKPVSDAATVRRLIATVREVHVADAVKQYAVNLVTATREAPDLRLGASPRSTLQLLRTARAVAALEGRDYVLPDDLQTLAVPVMAHRIIPTADAQLARRTTDAIIADIVHRLPLPHERQRSPYDTRPPAGDGRAQYDPRRG, from the coding sequence GTGACACAACCATCCTGGGACCAGGTTGGCAGCCCTCTGTCCGGCGCGGAGTTCCGCGCGGCCAGCGACGCCATCGTGGCCAACATCGAGCAGGTCATCGAGGGCAAGACCGCTACGGTGCGCCTCGCATTGGCAGTCCTCCTGGCCGAGGGCCACCTCCTGATCGAGGATGTCCCCGGTGTCGGCAAGACGAAGCTCGCCAAGGCGATGGCCCGGTCGATCGACTGTTCCGTGCGGCGGATCCAGTTCACCCCCGACCTGCTGCCCAGCGACGTGACCGGCGTGAGCGTCTACAACCAGGAGACCCACGACTTCGAGTTCAAGCCGGGCGCCGTCTTCGCCAACCTCGTGGTGGGCGACGAAATCAACCGGGCCTCGCCGAAGACACAGTCCGCGCTCCTGGAGAGCATGGAGGAGCGGCAGGTCACCGTCGACGGCACGACGTACGAGCTGCAGACGCCGTTCATGGTGATCGCGACGCAGAACCCGATCGAGATGGAAGGCACCTACCCCCTTCCCGAGGCGCAGCGCGACCGGTTCACCGCCCGGATCGCGATGGGCTACCCCGACCCGGGCGCCGAGCTCGCGATGCTCGACGTGCACGGCACCCGCGACCCGATCGTCGCGCTCAAGCCGGTCTCGGACGCCGCCACCGTGCGCCGTCTCATCGCGACCGTGCGTGAGGTGCACGTGGCCGACGCCGTCAAGCAGTACGCGGTCAACCTCGTGACCGCGACCCGCGAGGCGCCCGACCTGCGGCTGGGCGCATCCCCCCGGTCCACCCTCCAGCTGCTGCGCACCGCCCGCGCGGTCGCCGCGCTCGAAGGGCGCGACTACGTGCTCCCCGACGACCTGCAGACGCTTGCCGTGCCGGTGATGGCGCACCGCATCATCCCCACCGCGGACGCGCAGCTGGCCCGCCGCACGACCGACGCGATCATCGCGGACATCGTGCACCGCCTCCCGCTCCCCCACGAGCGCCAGCGCTCGCCGTACGACACGCGGCCGCCGGCGGGTGACGGGCGCGCCCAGTACGACCCCCGGAGGGGCTGA
- a CDS encoding DUF58 domain-containing protein: MREALRGLTTRGRSFLAAAAAAAVSAVILGEKDLLRVAILLAILPLLAAAYVGRSRYRLACSRSLEPHRAPVGASARVVLRLQNMSRLPTGTLLLEDRLPYALGSRPRVVLERLGARQASSVAYTVRADVRGKYEVGPLVVRLTDPFGLCELTRSFPSVDRLTVIPQVHPLPNVRLAGEYAGAGDSRARSVAVHGEDDAATREYRRGDDLRRVHWKSTARTGELMVRREEQPWESRATVVLDTRQFAHRGEGPTASFEWAVSAAASIAVHLRQAGYKLRLVTDTGIDAEAAEGGEGILLDHLADVRLDKRGDVGQLVEAVRKRSDGGLVIALLGALTSAESELLAGLRGNNATCVAFLIDSSTWLNLPPESRIEAGRAHGAAALGLMRSGWRVVGVSHGAKLPALWPQAARGSQGFAWRATMAETVGIGPAEGRRGPVRGTQ, encoded by the coding sequence GTGCGCGAAGCGCTGCGCGGGCTGACCACGCGCGGCCGTTCGTTCCTCGCGGCGGCCGCGGCGGCGGCCGTGTCCGCGGTCATCCTGGGCGAAAAGGACCTGCTGCGGGTCGCGATCCTGCTGGCGATCCTGCCGCTGCTGGCCGCGGCGTACGTGGGACGCAGCCGGTACCGGCTCGCCTGCAGCCGCTCGCTGGAGCCGCACCGCGCGCCGGTCGGTGCCAGCGCCCGCGTGGTGCTGCGCCTGCAGAACATGTCCCGCCTGCCCACCGGCACGCTGCTGCTGGAAGACCGCCTGCCGTACGCGCTGGGCAGCCGGCCACGGGTCGTCCTCGAGCGGCTCGGCGCCCGCCAGGCCAGCTCGGTGGCGTACACGGTGCGGGCGGACGTGCGCGGCAAGTACGAGGTCGGCCCGCTCGTGGTGCGGCTGACGGACCCGTTCGGGCTGTGCGAGCTGACCCGCTCGTTCCCGAGCGTCGACCGGCTCACCGTGATCCCGCAGGTGCATCCGCTGCCCAACGTCCGCCTCGCCGGTGAGTACGCGGGGGCGGGCGACAGCCGGGCCCGCTCGGTGGCCGTGCACGGCGAGGACGACGCGGCGACCCGGGAGTACCGGCGCGGCGACGACCTGCGGCGCGTGCACTGGAAGTCGACCGCCCGGACCGGCGAGCTCATGGTGCGCCGCGAGGAGCAGCCCTGGGAGAGCCGGGCCACGGTCGTGCTCGACACCCGGCAGTTCGCGCACCGCGGCGAAGGCCCGACGGCCAGCTTCGAGTGGGCGGTGTCGGCGGCGGCCAGCATCGCGGTGCACCTGCGGCAGGCGGGGTACAAGCTGCGCCTGGTCACCGACACGGGCATCGACGCCGAGGCGGCCGAGGGTGGCGAGGGCATCCTGCTCGACCACCTCGCCGACGTGCGGCTGGACAAGCGCGGCGACGTCGGCCAGCTCGTCGAGGCGGTGCGCAAGCGCTCCGACGGCGGCCTGGTGATCGCGCTGCTCGGAGCGCTGACCAGCGCCGAGTCCGAGCTGCTGGCCGGGCTGCGGGGCAACAACGCGACCTGCGTGGCGTTCCTCATCGACTCGTCGACCTGGCTCAACCTCCCGCCGGAGAGCCGGATCGAGGCGGGCCGGGCGCACGGCGCGGCCGCACTCGGCCTGATGCGCAGCGGCTGGCGTGTGGTGGGCGTGTCCCACGGCGCCAAGCTGCCCGCGCTCTGGCCGCAGGCCGCCCGCGGGTCGCAGGGCTTCGCGTGGCGGGCGACGATGGCCGAGACGGTGGGCATCGGCCCGGCCGAGGGCCGGCGAGGGCCGGTCCGGGGAACGCAGTGA
- a CDS encoding transglutaminase TgpA family protein: MRDRHLGFVAAAATLLAAAPLSTIFERWTWLVQCAVAVALIAGAATLARSLRAPLWAQLLGMIVTLTLVLTLMFSSGEELLAIIPMPGTFTHFGQLMNFAVDDMRSYGVPVPDRVGLQFITVLGVGSVAIIVDLLTVGLRRPALAGLPMLAIYSVPVAVYTDSVHPLPFVVGAAGFLWLLVADNVDRVRRFGRRFTGDGRDVDVWEPSPLAAAGRRLAVVGVALAVLLPLAVPGMTTGLLSNFGAGGSGPGGNGRGGGGRVDLFANLSGELQQGKERDMLKVTTNDEKPQYIRFGVADELTQDGFRNGRRTSSSRLRDGLPPFQEPGVAGVSTDRFRATIEVTEDFDMGLLPIYASPVGIENFKGNWFYDPNQQVVYSGGSSARKQKYAVEYMKTSFSASALRRADPLPADHPLVKPYTAMPTNDTVQEQVNELIEGKTTPYDKVRAIYDFFSVKNNFTYSLQTEQGTGGTAIVDFLTKRRGFCQQYAAAMAWMVRAAGIPARVAFGFSSGSNKRDGDSFTLTNKNLHAWTEVYFGEAYGWVPFDATPAASVLGSVRSDYAPDVDAAPDPEPSASVSGGPAPEVSGGTLGPQDDGNDEADLGAGIGPTTPTTPKWPWFTIGAVVLLLALLAVPALRRGLLRRQRQSVGGGGGAAAAAVGADAAGGDGPRIVVTDVAAAGRARENAHAAWAELIDTMVDYGVPIDLTETPRATAGRLIRESLVDGPSAEAALLLGRAEERARYARDPLQAGRLGEGLRAVRKALASRANRRTRLMARLLPPSVLLRWRLAIVESSIRTVLTSGRMRDGLMRWSPRRLLTRPSR; encoded by the coding sequence GTGCGTGATCGGCACCTGGGGTTCGTCGCGGCGGCGGCAACACTGCTCGCGGCCGCTCCACTGTCGACGATCTTCGAGCGGTGGACCTGGCTGGTCCAGTGCGCCGTGGCGGTGGCGCTCATCGCCGGCGCGGCCACGCTGGCCCGTTCGCTGCGCGCGCCGCTGTGGGCGCAGCTGCTCGGCATGATCGTCACGCTGACCCTGGTCCTGACCCTGATGTTCTCCAGCGGCGAGGAGCTGCTGGCGATCATCCCCATGCCCGGGACGTTCACCCACTTCGGCCAGCTGATGAACTTCGCCGTCGACGACATGCGCTCCTACGGCGTGCCCGTGCCGGACCGGGTCGGCCTGCAGTTCATCACGGTGCTGGGCGTCGGCTCGGTGGCGATCATCGTCGACCTGCTCACCGTCGGCCTGCGCCGGCCCGCGCTGGCCGGCCTGCCGATGCTGGCGATCTACTCGGTGCCCGTCGCCGTTTACACCGACAGCGTCCACCCCCTCCCCTTCGTCGTCGGCGCGGCCGGCTTCCTGTGGCTGCTCGTCGCCGACAACGTCGACCGCGTGCGCCGCTTCGGCCGCCGCTTCACCGGTGACGGCCGCGACGTGGACGTGTGGGAGCCGTCGCCGCTGGCCGCCGCCGGCCGCCGCCTCGCCGTGGTGGGCGTCGCGCTGGCCGTGCTGCTGCCGCTCGCCGTGCCCGGCATGACCACCGGCCTGCTCTCCAACTTCGGGGCGGGCGGCTCCGGCCCGGGCGGCAACGGGCGGGGTGGCGGCGGCCGGGTCGACCTGTTCGCCAACCTGAGCGGCGAGCTGCAGCAGGGCAAAGAGCGCGACATGCTCAAGGTCACCACCAACGACGAAAAGCCGCAGTACATCCGCTTCGGCGTCGCCGACGAGCTGACCCAGGACGGCTTCCGCAACGGTCGCCGCACCTCCAGCAGCCGCCTCAGGGACGGGCTGCCGCCCTTCCAGGAGCCGGGCGTGGCGGGCGTGAGCACCGACAGGTTCCGGGCGACGATCGAGGTAACGGAAGACTTCGACATGGGCCTGCTGCCCATCTACGCCTCGCCGGTCGGCATCGAAAACTTCAAGGGCAACTGGTTCTACGACCCCAACCAGCAGGTCGTGTACTCGGGCGGGTCCTCGGCGCGCAAGCAGAAGTACGCGGTCGAGTACATGAAGACGTCGTTCAGCGCGTCGGCACTGCGGCGGGCGGATCCACTGCCGGCGGACCACCCGCTCGTCAAGCCGTACACCGCGATGCCGACGAACGACACGGTGCAGGAGCAGGTCAACGAGCTGATCGAGGGCAAGACGACCCCGTACGACAAGGTTCGGGCGATCTACGACTTCTTCTCCGTGAAGAACAACTTCACCTACAGCCTGCAGACCGAGCAGGGCACCGGCGGTACCGCCATCGTCGACTTCCTCACCAAGCGCCGGGGCTTCTGCCAGCAGTACGCGGCGGCGATGGCCTGGATGGTGCGGGCCGCCGGGATCCCCGCGCGGGTGGCGTTCGGCTTCAGCAGCGGCAGCAACAAGCGCGACGGCGACTCCTTCACGCTGACGAACAAAAACCTGCACGCGTGGACCGAGGTCTACTTCGGCGAGGCGTACGGCTGGGTGCCCTTCGACGCCACGCCCGCGGCGTCGGTCCTGGGTTCGGTCCGCTCCGACTACGCGCCGGACGTCGACGCGGCCCCGGACCCCGAGCCCTCCGCGAGCGTCAGCGGCGGGCCGGCACCCGAGGTGAGCGGCGGCACCCTGGGCCCGCAGGATGACGGCAACGACGAGGCCGACCTCGGCGCCGGCATCGGGCCGACCACGCCGACGACGCCCAAGTGGCCGTGGTTCACGATCGGCGCGGTGGTCCTGCTGCTCGCCCTCCTGGCCGTACCGGCCCTGCGACGCGGCCTGCTCCGCCGCCAGCGACAGTCGGTCGGCGGAGGCGGGGGCGCGGCTGCGGCCGCGGTGGGTGCGGACGCCGCCGGCGGCGACGGCCCGCGCATCGTGGTCACCGACGTGGCGGCAGCCGGGCGGGCCCGCGAAAACGCGCACGCCGCCTGGGCCGAGCTGATCGACACGATGGTCGACTACGGCGTGCCGATCGACCTGACCGAGACCCCGCGCGCCACGGCCGGCCGCCTGATCCGGGAGAGCCTCGTCGACGGCCCGTCGGCCGAGGCGGCGCTCCTGCTGGGCCGGGCCGAGGAACGCGCCCGGTACGCCCGCGACCCACTCCAGGCCGGCCGGCTCGGCGAGGGCCTGCGCGCGGTCCGCAAGGCGCTGGCGAGCCGGGCCAACCGCCGCACCCGCCTGATGGCGCGGCTGCTGCCCCCGTCGGTGCTGTTGCGGTGGCGGCTGGCGATCGTGGAGAGCTCGATCCGCACGGTCCTGACCTCGGGCCGCATGCGCGACGGCCTGATGCGGTGGAGCCCGCGCCGCCTGCTCACCCGCCCGTCCCGCTGA
- a CDS encoding DUF3040 domain-containing protein, which produces MPLSEHEQRLFEQIEQSLAEDPKFASAVRASDPRFHARRRLLLAVGVIAVGLALVVYGTVTELTLLGVAGFVVMLSAAAFAMRSHRKGQSPADLRVVGGTTSRRTRGRRMSFVDRLEERWRQRPEGHR; this is translated from the coding sequence GTGCCGCTCTCTGAGCATGAGCAGCGCCTGTTCGAGCAGATCGAGCAGTCGCTGGCCGAGGACCCGAAGTTCGCCTCGGCCGTTCGCGCCAGCGACCCGCGCTTCCATGCGCGACGTCGTCTGCTGCTCGCTGTCGGCGTTATCGCGGTCGGTCTCGCGTTGGTTGTCTACGGCACGGTTACAGAGCTGACACTGCTCGGCGTGGCGGGGTTCGTGGTCATGCTCAGCGCCGCGGCGTTCGCGATGCGTTCGCACCGCAAAGGACAGTCGCCCGCCGACCTCCGTGTCGTGGGAGGCACCACCTCCCGCCGCACCCGCGGTCGCCGGATGTCGTTCGTCGACCGCCTGGAGGAAAGGTGGCGTCAGCGGCCGGAAGGCCACCGCTGA
- the dinB gene encoding DNA polymerase IV — MGRSQAVPRGDSRFGPEGDDSGSPILHVDMDAFYASVEVHRDPSLKGRPVVVGGVGPRGVVSSASYEAREFGVRSAMPTARARALCPAAVFIPPDFTAYTAASRAVMGIFRDVTPLVEPLSLDEAFLDVAGARRLLGPPAAIARLIRSRVQDELGLTCSVGVAPTKFVAKLGSTRAKPDGLLVVPADQVLEFLHPLPVAALWGVGEKAAETLGRLGLRTVGDVARAPVGMLRSGLGEAASTHLHELSWGRDPRRVTPELVDKSIGAEVTFDTDVADPAVIRRALLSLSEKTGARLRRSGQVGRTVSIKVRMADFRTVSRSRTLPGPTDVAREIFDTAWALWEALGVGGAAGTRRAGADQQGLGGRIRLVGVRVEGLTQAGATPHQPALGEPEHGWRDAEAAVDAAAAKFGRAVVRPASLLRRADDG, encoded by the coding sequence ATGGGTCGGAGCCAGGCGGTGCCGCGCGGCGATTCGCGCTTCGGTCCGGAGGGCGACGACAGCGGCAGCCCCATCCTCCACGTCGACATGGACGCGTTCTACGCGTCGGTCGAGGTGCACCGCGACCCCTCGCTGAAGGGGCGGCCCGTCGTGGTCGGCGGCGTGGGCCCGCGCGGCGTGGTCAGCTCCGCCAGCTACGAGGCGAGGGAGTTCGGCGTCCGCAGCGCGATGCCCACCGCCCGCGCGCGGGCTCTGTGCCCCGCCGCGGTGTTCATCCCGCCCGACTTCACGGCGTACACGGCGGCCTCCCGCGCGGTGATGGGCATCTTCCGCGACGTCACCCCGCTGGTCGAGCCGCTCTCGCTGGACGAGGCGTTTCTCGACGTGGCCGGCGCGCGGCGGCTGCTCGGGCCGCCCGCCGCCATCGCCCGCCTCATCCGCTCGCGGGTGCAGGATGAGCTGGGGCTAACGTGTTCGGTGGGCGTGGCGCCGACCAAGTTCGTGGCCAAGCTCGGCTCCACCCGCGCCAAGCCCGACGGCCTGCTCGTGGTGCCCGCCGACCAGGTGCTCGAGTTCCTCCACCCGCTGCCGGTGGCCGCGCTGTGGGGTGTGGGGGAGAAGGCGGCCGAGACGCTGGGCCGCCTCGGCCTTCGCACGGTCGGCGACGTCGCCCGCGCACCGGTGGGCATGCTGCGCAGCGGGCTCGGCGAGGCCGCCTCCACCCACTTGCACGAGCTGTCCTGGGGGCGTGATCCGCGACGGGTGACACCAGAGCTGGTTGACAAGTCCATTGGGGCGGAAGTGACGTTCGACACAGATGTGGCGGACCCCGCCGTGATCCGCCGCGCGCTGCTCTCCCTCTCCGAAAAGACCGGCGCCCGCCTGCGCCGCTCCGGCCAGGTGGGGCGCACCGTCTCCATCAAGGTGCGGATGGCCGACTTCCGCACGGTCAGCCGCTCCCGCACGCTGCCCGGACCGACCGACGTGGCACGCGAAATCTTCGACACGGCCTGGGCCCTGTGGGAGGCACTGGGAGTCGGCGGTGCCGCCGGGACCCGCCGCGCGGGCGCCGACCAGCAGGGCCTCGGCGGCCGGATCCGCCTGGTGGGGGTGCGGGTCGAGGGCCTGACCCAGGCCGGCGCCACCCCGCATCAGCCCGCGCTGGGCGAGCCCGAGCACGGCTGGCGGGACGCCGAGGCAGCCGTGGACGCGGCCGCGGCGAAGTTCGGCCGCGCGGTGGTTCGCCCGGCGAGCCTCCTCCGCCGCGCCGACGACGGCTGA
- a CDS encoding alkaline phosphatase family protein, producing the protein MTVGPLDHVRPAYGRASLAELLPSALAVLGVPAPDPLGLTARLEGVRRIAVLVVDGLGSYQIPLATPHAPTLGDVALAATDLTSVFPSTTPAGLASIGAGAVPGAHGLLAFTVNVPGTDRVLNHTQWWDDPDPLVWQPVPSRLAVARAAGVAVSVVSRPEYAGSGLTAAAWRGGDYRAAPDVDSLVTGMLDGLAADGRALVVGYHPTIDSAGHRFGVDSPEWRAAVSELDGPLARLVEGLPADAALLITADHGQLDVPGEGRYDVDADARLSAGIRVVAGEPRVRYLHTLPGATDDVLAAWREVLGEHAWVAPREEVVEGGWFGRVSDAHLARIGDVVVTSNGLTAVLATAREPETVAKLVAYHGSYTAAEMMVPLIVVRAV; encoded by the coding sequence ATGACCGTCGGGCCGCTCGACCACGTGCGGCCGGCCTACGGACGGGCCAGCCTCGCCGAGCTGCTGCCCAGCGCACTCGCGGTCCTCGGCGTCCCGGCGCCCGATCCGCTCGGCCTCACCGCCCGACTCGAGGGGGTACGCCGGATCGCCGTGCTCGTGGTCGACGGACTCGGCTCGTACCAAATCCCCTTGGCGACCCCTCACGCACCGACCCTGGGCGACGTGGCGCTCGCCGCCACGGACCTGACCTCCGTTTTTCCCTCGACGACGCCGGCGGGTCTCGCGTCGATCGGCGCGGGAGCCGTGCCCGGCGCGCACGGCCTGCTCGCCTTCACGGTGAACGTGCCGGGCACCGACCGGGTCCTCAACCACACCCAGTGGTGGGATGATCCCGACCCGCTGGTGTGGCAGCCCGTGCCCAGCCGGCTGGCCGTGGCGCGGGCGGCCGGCGTGGCGGTGAGCGTGGTGAGCCGCCCGGAGTACGCGGGGAGCGGCCTCACCGCGGCCGCCTGGCGCGGCGGCGACTACCGCGCGGCGCCCGACGTGGATTCGCTGGTCACCGGCATGCTCGACGGCCTCGCCGCCGACGGGCGGGCGCTGGTCGTGGGCTACCACCCGACGATCGACTCGGCCGGCCACCGCTTCGGCGTCGACTCGCCGGAGTGGCGGGCGGCGGTCTCCGAGCTCGACGGCCCGCTCGCGCGGCTTGTCGAAGGGCTGCCGGCCGACGCGGCGCTGCTCATCACCGCCGACCACGGGCAGCTCGACGTGCCCGGCGAGGGGCGGTACGACGTGGACGCCGACGCCCGCCTCAGCGCCGGCATCCGCGTGGTCGCCGGCGAGCCGCGGGTGCGCTACCTGCACACCCTCCCGGGCGCCACCGACGACGTGCTGGCGGCGTGGCGGGAGGTGCTCGGCGAGCACGCGTGGGTGGCGCCGCGCGAGGAGGTGGTCGAGGGCGGCTGGTTCGGCCGGGTGTCCGACGCCCACCTCGCCCGCATCGGCGACGTCGTGGTGACCAGCAACGGCCTCACCGCCGTGCTCGCCACCGCGCGAGAGCCGGAGACGGTGGCCAAGCTCGTGGCCTACCACGGCTCGTACACGGCGGCCGAGATGATGGTCCCGCTGATTGTCGTACGGGCGGTCTAG
- a CDS encoding methyltransferase domain-containing protein, translating to MELTRAQRSGPRTAVVWAALRREIERQSGRALTVLDVGGGTGGFAVPLAEDGHRVTVVDASPDALAALTRRAAEAGVADRIRAVQGDGDALAGLVEPGAADLVLCHSVLEVVDSPAGVVGAVTAALRPGGAASVLVAGKAAAVLARAVNGHLADAAALLTDPHGCAGPKDTLRRRYDAETAAALLRSAGLEVSEIHGVRVLADLLPATVADGEPQAVIDLEMAAAAHPPYRDIAAQLHLFARRPAS from the coding sequence ATGGAGTTGACCCGCGCACAGCGCAGCGGACCGCGGACCGCCGTCGTCTGGGCGGCCCTGCGTCGCGAGATCGAGCGGCAGAGCGGCCGCGCGCTCACCGTGCTCGACGTGGGCGGCGGCACCGGCGGATTCGCCGTGCCGCTCGCCGAAGACGGCCACCGCGTGACGGTCGTCGACGCCAGCCCGGACGCGCTCGCCGCGCTGACCCGCCGGGCCGCGGAGGCCGGGGTCGCCGACCGGATCCGGGCCGTGCAGGGCGACGGCGACGCGCTCGCCGGCCTGGTCGAGCCGGGCGCGGCCGACCTGGTGCTGTGCCACTCCGTGCTGGAGGTCGTCGACAGCCCCGCCGGCGTGGTGGGCGCGGTCACCGCCGCGCTGCGCCCGGGTGGGGCGGCGAGCGTGCTCGTGGCCGGCAAGGCGGCCGCGGTGCTCGCCCGCGCGGTCAACGGCCATCTCGCCGACGCCGCGGCGCTCCTCACCGACCCGCACGGCTGCGCCGGACCCAAGGACACGCTGCGGCGGCGCTACGACGCGGAGACGGCCGCCGCGCTGCTGCGCTCCGCGGGGCTCGAGGTTTCCGAGATCCATGGGGTACGCGTGCTGGCCGACCTCCTGCCCGCCACGGTCGCCGACGGCGAACCCCAAGCGGTGATCGACCTGGAGATGGCGGCGGCTGCCCACCCGCCCTACCGGGACATCGCCGCCCAACTGCACCTCTTCGCCCGCCGCCCGGCCTCATGA
- a CDS encoding MMPL family transporter, translated as MTRNFAGLLTGRRTKYLIIVFWLVVVAIAGPLAGKLSSVQDDQVKSWLPGSAESTQVLDKQAAFSSPDMLPAVVVYERPSGLTDADKAKVAADAQQFGQLEDLDGQVQGPAFSTDGQAAQIYVPLNLGPEGWELAGSMVDSIMATAESGANGLEVHVTGPAGSAADSAEAFEGIDSTLLFATIAVVVVILLFTYRSPVLWLLPVISAGVALTCAQAVIYLLAKHADLTVNSQSAGILTVLVFGAGTDYALLLVARYREELRRHHDRHEAMAVALHRAGPAIIASAATVAIGMICLLFAETNSTRGLGPVAAIGIVVGLAVMLTLLPALLVTVGRWIFWPVRPKEGTAEPTTTGVWAKVGRRIARAPRVTWITTSVVLAIMAIGLVQLDATGLTNKESFRGNPDSIVGEEVLARHFPAGVGTPVAVVSNAAQAAEVRTAFAGTPGIEPSSVREPVVRDGVAYLEGTLTSPPDSPEAYDTVERARDRVHAVPGADAQVGGQTAINLDLQTAARHDRNLIIPIVLLVVLVILCILLRAIIAPLVLVATVVLSFAAALGVSALVFRHVFGFGGADSSLPLFVFVFLVALGIDYNIFLMTRVREESVRHGTKKAALIGLAATGGVITSAGVVLAGTFAVLATLPLTAFAEIGFAVAFGVLLDTIVVRAVLVTALNLDIGRHMWHPSKLAKVPDEIPSATAPEPAPAVR; from the coding sequence ATGACCAGAAACTTCGCCGGACTGCTGACCGGGCGCCGGACGAAATACCTCATCATCGTGTTCTGGCTGGTGGTCGTCGCGATCGCCGGTCCCCTCGCGGGCAAGCTGTCCAGCGTCCAGGATGACCAGGTCAAGTCCTGGCTGCCGGGCAGCGCCGAGTCCACCCAGGTGCTCGACAAGCAGGCCGCGTTCTCCTCACCGGACATGCTGCCCGCGGTCGTCGTCTACGAGCGCCCGTCCGGCCTGACCGACGCCGACAAGGCGAAGGTGGCGGCCGACGCGCAGCAGTTCGGGCAGCTCGAGGACCTCGACGGTCAGGTGCAGGGTCCCGCGTTCTCGACGGACGGGCAGGCGGCCCAGATCTACGTGCCGCTCAACCTCGGCCCCGAGGGCTGGGAGCTGGCCGGCTCCATGGTCGACTCGATCATGGCGACCGCGGAGTCGGGCGCCAACGGCCTCGAGGTGCACGTCACCGGCCCCGCCGGCAGCGCCGCGGACTCGGCCGAGGCGTTCGAGGGCATAGACAGCACGCTGCTGTTCGCCACGATCGCGGTGGTCGTGGTGATCCTGCTGTTCACCTACCGCAGCCCGGTGCTGTGGCTGCTCCCGGTGATCTCTGCTGGCGTCGCGCTCACGTGCGCCCAGGCGGTGATCTACCTGCTCGCCAAGCACGCCGACCTCACCGTCAACTCGCAGAGCGCGGGCATCCTGACAGTGCTTGTGTTCGGCGCCGGCACCGACTACGCGCTGCTGCTCGTCGCCCGATATAGGGAAGAACTGCGCCGCCACCACGACCGGCACGAGGCGATGGCGGTCGCCCTGCACCGCGCCGGCCCGGCGATCATCGCGAGCGCGGCCACCGTGGCGATCGGCATGATCTGCCTGCTCTTCGCCGAGACGAACTCCACCCGCGGCCTCGGCCCCGTCGCCGCGATCGGCATCGTGGTCGGCCTCGCGGTCATGCTCACGCTGCTCCCGGCGCTCCTGGTCACCGTGGGCCGGTGGATCTTCTGGCCGGTGCGCCCGAAGGAGGGCACCGCCGAGCCGACCACCACCGGCGTGTGGGCCAAGGTCGGTCGCCGCATCGCCCGCGCGCCCCGCGTCACCTGGATCACCACGAGCGTGGTGCTCGCCATCATGGCGATCGGCCTGGTCCAGCTCGACGCGACCGGCCTGACCAACAAGGAGTCGTTCCGCGGCAACCCCGACTCGATCGTGGGCGAGGAGGTGCTCGCGCGGCACTTCCCGGCCGGCGTCGGCACCCCGGTCGCCGTGGTCAGCAACGCCGCGCAGGCGGCGGAGGTGCGCACCGCGTTCGCCGGTACACCGGGCATCGAGCCGTCCTCGGTGCGCGAGCCGGTGGTCCGCGACGGCGTGGCCTACCTGGAGGGCACGCTCACGTCGCCGCCGGACAGCCCGGAGGCGTACGACACGGTCGAACGGGCACGGGACCGCGTGCACGCGGTGCCTGGCGCGGACGCCCAGGTCGGCGGCCAGACCGCGATCAACCTCGACCTGCAGACCGCGGCCCGCCACGACCGCAACCTGATCATCCCGATCGTGCTGCTCGTCGTGCTGGTGATCCTGTGCATCCTGCTCCGCGCGATCATCGCCCCACTCGTGCTCGTCGCGACCGTGGTGCTCTCCTTCGCCGCGGCGCTGGGCGTGAGCGCGCTGGTCTTCCGGCACGTGTTCGGCTTCGGCGGCGCGGACAGCTCGCTGCCGCTGTTCGTGTTCGTGTTCCTTGTCGCGCTCGGCATCGACTACAACATCTTCCTGATGACCCGGGTGCGCGAGGAGTCCGTCCGCCACGGCACCAAGAAGGCCGCCCTGATCGGCCTCGCCGCGACGGGCGGCGTGATCACGTCGGCGGGCGTGGTGCTGGCCGGCACGTTCGCGGTGCTGGCGACGCTGCCGCTGACGGCGTTCGCGGAGATCGGGTTCGCGGTGGCGTTCGGCGTCCTCCTGGACACGATCGTCGTCCGCGCGGTGCTGGTCACCGCACTCAACCTGGACATCGGCCGCCACATGTGGCACCCGAGCAAGCTGGCGAAGGTGCCGGACGAGATCCCGTCCGCGACGGCACCCGAGCCGGCACCGGCGGTGCGCTAG